The following coding sequences lie in one Streptococcus suis genomic window:
- a CDS encoding transcriptional regulator, protein MKLDYRDYRSEIVEKFFIPLIVKEREEPFEADFSQKEKDILKDALDIRDEIEEKLADYRQEVNEVFVWGHIFTILHTLYFYLLDQGQDPKTVKEACQLILKLSQEEVEDAMRTMLASENDGHREKTLSLMELLEKTDKKPADKWYWSLAIRNPLETVQRSVHLLDKLLPIYQPYFELARAEREKFAHEFDIEKLYQESKRLSMTSLDALSVENAQFFVLSPWNYWFAYYGNEQFDYMKVALLASCRIDQIMLSNDELDLDDLTTALKVISDSTRYQVLVELTKPHAKSKDIAERLAITGAAVSFHTQKLINGDLLLFNAKDKNVKYSVNRDLLLQVIDKLKEDFDL, encoded by the coding sequence ATGAAATTAGATTACCGAGATTATAGAAGCGAGATTGTTGAAAAGTTCTTTATTCCCTTGATTGTCAAGGAGCGTGAGGAGCCGTTTGAGGCGGATTTTTCACAAAAAGAAAAAGACATTCTCAAAGATGCCTTGGACATTCGAGATGAAATAGAGGAAAAACTGGCGGATTATCGTCAGGAGGTTAATGAGGTCTTTGTCTGGGGACATATCTTTACAATCCTGCACACCTTGTATTTCTACCTCTTGGATCAAGGACAGGATCCTAAGACAGTCAAGGAAGCTTGTCAATTGATTTTAAAGCTGTCTCAAGAAGAAGTAGAAGATGCCATGCGAACCATGTTGGCGTCTGAAAATGACGGACATCGTGAGAAGACCCTTAGCCTCATGGAACTCTTGGAAAAAACGGATAAAAAGCCGGCAGATAAGTGGTACTGGTCACTGGCTATTCGCAATCCTTTGGAAACAGTTCAGCGGTCTGTCCATCTCTTGGATAAGCTGCTCCCAATCTATCAGCCCTATTTTGAGCTGGCAAGGGCGGAGCGTGAAAAATTTGCTCATGAATTTGACATTGAAAAACTCTATCAAGAGTCCAAGCGGTTGTCCATGACTAGCTTGGATGCTTTGAGTGTTGAAAATGCTCAATTCTTCGTTCTCAGTCCGTGGAATTATTGGTTTGCTTATTATGGCAATGAACAATTTGACTATATGAAAGTCGCTCTTTTAGCTTCCTGTCGAATTGATCAGATTATGCTGTCAAATGACGAGCTGGATCTGGATGATTTGACAACGGCTCTTAAAGTCATCAGCGACAGCACGCGCTATCAGGTCTTGGTGGAGCTGACCAAGCCTCATGCCAAGAGCAAGGACATTGCAGAACGCCTGGCTATTACAGGGGCGGCAGTGTCTTTCCACACCCAGAAACTGATTAACGGCGACCTGCTTCTCTTTAATGCTAAAGACAAGAATGTCAAATACAGTGTCAATCGTGACCTGCTCCTACAGGTGATTGATAAGTTGAAAGAGGATTTTGATTTGTAA
- a CDS encoding MFS transporter: MKKLVNNKLFLSSFVADLISNFGDTLYYLALMNYVLLLPDTKFALAMITASETLPILAGLFIGIWADKTKNKLDTILATLVIRVGLYALVGFLMGFTPALWVVAVVCVINFLSDLAGQYENGLYMPVSLRVVAAEDRETAMAFKMTVKNLLQIAFQASGAILIGFMSYQNLAFFNAGTFLVSLAIMAGLRPAFAKLLKESPIQEVEQTETEAGLIKGIGQSIKDSYQAVQNIPVLKASIITIASLNAIFTALSPLAILNMKDFSDFVIVNAGTTVALISILFSVGSILGSSIGMALFKNVSLVNLLKFSTLMPVLLFSGFFLHNIYVVLAVIFVTAVTLGIFNPKMSALVMNELPEDKLATVGGGIDSFCQIGMVAGQALVALMVTVLSATSISLIFLLLSVGLVSYTILVGRRPKNEVVVKA, from the coding sequence ATGAAAAAACTAGTCAACAATAAATTGTTCCTGTCCAGCTTTGTAGCGGACTTGATTTCTAACTTTGGCGATACGCTTTACTATCTAGCACTGATGAACTATGTCTTGCTACTTCCAGATACCAAATTTGCTCTGGCCATGATTACCGCTTCTGAAACCTTGCCGATTTTGGCAGGCCTCTTCATAGGAATCTGGGCGGACAAGACTAAAAATAAACTGGATACCATTCTAGCTACCCTTGTGATCCGTGTTGGTTTGTATGCCCTTGTTGGTTTCTTGATGGGATTTACCCCAGCCCTGTGGGTTGTGGCAGTGGTCTGCGTCATCAACTTCCTGTCTGACCTTGCTGGTCAATACGAAAACGGTCTCTATATGCCAGTCAGCTTGCGGGTTGTGGCTGCTGAAGACCGTGAAACAGCTATGGCTTTTAAAATGACTGTTAAAAATCTCTTGCAAATTGCCTTCCAAGCCAGTGGTGCCATCCTGATCGGATTTATGTCCTATCAAAACCTAGCCTTCTTCAACGCTGGGACCTTCTTGGTCAGTCTTGCGATTATGGCAGGTTTGCGTCCAGCTTTTGCCAAGTTGTTGAAAGAGAGTCCTATCCAAGAAGTTGAACAAACCGAAACAGAAGCAGGACTTATCAAGGGAATTGGTCAGAGTATCAAAGATTCCTACCAAGCTGTGCAGAATATTCCAGTTCTCAAAGCGTCAATTATTACCATTGCAAGCTTGAATGCGATTTTTACTGCCCTCTCACCATTAGCAATTCTTAATATGAAGGACTTTTCAGACTTTGTGATTGTCAATGCGGGGACAACGGTGGCTCTGATTTCCATTCTCTTCTCAGTTGGTAGTATCTTGGGGTCAAGTATCGGTATGGCTCTTTTCAAAAATGTTAGCTTGGTCAACCTCCTCAAGTTCTCTACTCTTATGCCTGTTTTACTTTTCTCAGGTTTCTTTCTTCACAACATCTATGTAGTATTGGCAGTGATCTTCGTAACGGCAGTGACACTGGGAATTTTCAATCCAAAAATGAGTGCTCTGGTTATGAATGAATTGCCGGAGGATAAATTGGCAACTGTCGGTGGTGGGATTGATTCTTTCTGCCAGATTGGTATGGTAGCTGGTCAAGCCTTGGTTGCTCTTATGGTGACGGTGCTTTCTGCGACAAGTATTTCTCTCATCTTCCTCTTGCTTTCTGTGGGACTAGTAAGCTATACTATTCTTGTGGGGCGTAGGCCTAAAAATGAAGTAGTTGTTAAAGCTTAG
- a CDS encoding NADP-dependent glyceraldehyde-3-phosphate dehydrogenase: MKAYNNYINGSWVGSEKSIAIHSPINQEKLGTVPAMSKEEVDQAMDAARKALPAWRALSAFERAQYLHKAANILEERKDAIGEILAKEVSKGIKASIGEVDRSAHLIRFAAEEGLRVYGSSLEGGTYEPTAKSKVSLVRREPVGIVLAIAPYNYPVNLSASKIAPALIGGNVVMFKPPTQGSISGLLLAEAFADAGIPAGVFNTITGRGSEIGDYIIEHPEVNFINFTGSTPIGQKVGKLAGIRPIMLELGGKDAAVVMEDADLDHTAKEIVSGAYSYSGQRCTAIKRVLVMDSVADELAAKLKAEVEKLTVGDPFENKDITPVIDEQSAEFIEGLVRDAQAKGATELTPYKREKNLIWPTLLDHVTPDMEIAWEEPFGPVLPIIRISSLDEMLELCNQSEYGLQSSIFTSNYPFAFDFASKLEVGTVHINAKTQRGPDNFPFLGVKGSGAGVQGIRYSIEAMTKVKSVVFDVQ; this comes from the coding sequence ATGAAGGCGTATAATAATTATATTAACGGTTCTTGGGTTGGATCAGAAAAATCAATCGCGATTCACTCACCGATTAATCAAGAAAAACTAGGTACAGTACCTGCTATGTCAAAAGAAGAAGTTGATCAGGCGATGGATGCTGCTAGAAAGGCATTACCTGCTTGGCGTGCCTTGTCAGCATTTGAACGTGCTCAATATTTGCACAAAGCTGCCAATATTTTGGAAGAACGTAAAGATGCAATCGGTGAAATTTTAGCTAAAGAAGTTTCGAAAGGGATCAAGGCTTCCATCGGAGAAGTGGATCGTTCTGCCCACCTCATTCGTTTTGCTGCTGAAGAAGGCTTGCGTGTTTATGGTTCATCATTAGAGGGTGGAACCTACGAGCCAACTGCTAAGTCAAAGGTTTCTTTGGTTCGTCGTGAACCGGTAGGTATCGTATTGGCAATTGCACCGTACAACTACCCTGTAAACTTGTCTGCTTCGAAGATTGCTCCGGCTCTAATCGGAGGAAACGTGGTTATGTTTAAACCACCAACACAGGGTTCTATTTCTGGTCTATTGTTGGCAGAAGCTTTCGCAGATGCAGGAATCCCAGCGGGTGTCTTCAATACAATTACAGGTCGTGGTTCAGAAATTGGAGACTACATCATCGAACACCCAGAAGTTAACTTCATTAACTTTACAGGTTCAACACCAATTGGACAAAAAGTTGGTAAATTGGCAGGTATTCGTCCAATCATGCTTGAATTGGGTGGTAAGGATGCAGCAGTTGTTATGGAAGATGCGGATTTGGACCACACTGCAAAAGAAATTGTAAGTGGTGCCTACAGCTATTCAGGTCAACGTTGTACTGCTATTAAGCGTGTTCTTGTTATGGATTCTGTAGCTGATGAATTGGCTGCGAAGTTGAAAGCAGAAGTTGAGAAATTGACTGTCGGTGATCCATTTGAGAACAAGGACATTACGCCAGTTATTGACGAACAATCAGCAGAATTTATTGAAGGTCTGGTTAGAGATGCTCAGGCTAAAGGTGCAACGGAATTGACACCATACAAACGTGAGAAAAACTTGATTTGGCCAACCCTTCTTGACCATGTTACACCAGATATGGAAATTGCTTGGGAAGAACCATTTGGACCAGTTCTTCCAATTATTCGTATTTCATCATTGGATGAAATGTTGGAATTGTGTAACCAGTCTGAGTATGGTCTTCAATCTTCTATCTTTACAAGCAACTATCCATTTGCTTTTGATTTTGCTTCTAAATTAGAAGTTGGTACGGTTCATATCAATGCCAAGACCCAACGTGGTCCAGATAACTTCCCGTTCTTGGGTGTCAAGGGTTCGGGAGCAGGTGTACAAGGTATCCGTTACAGTATCGAAGCGATGACGAAAGTGAAGTCAGTGGTATTTGACGTTCAATAA
- the ptsP gene encoding phosphoenolpyruvate--protein phosphotransferase — protein MTEMLKGIAASDGVAVAKAYLLVQPDLSFETVTVEDTNAEEARLDAALAASQNELSLIRENAVASLGEEAAAVFDAHLMVLADPEMIGQIKETIRAKKTNAETGLKEVTDMFIAIFEGMEDNPYMQERAADIRDVAKRVLAHLLGVRLPNPATIDEESIVIAHDLTPSDTAQLNKQFVKAFVTNIGGRTSHSAIMARTLEIAAVLGTNNITEIVKDGDVLAVNGITGEVVINPSEEVIAEFKVAGEAYAKQKAEWALLKDAQTVTADGKHFELAANIGTPKDVEGVNDNGAEAVGLYRTEFLYMDSQDFPTEDEQYEAYKAVLEGMNGKPVVVRTMDIGGDKELPYFDLPHEMNPFLGFRALRISISETGNQMFRTQLRALLRSSVHGKLRIMFPMVALLTEFRAAKAILEEEKANLLAEGVAVADDIQVGIMIEIPAAAMLADQFAKEVDFFSIGTNDLIQYTMAADRMNEQVSYLYQPYNPSILRLINNVIKAAHAEGKWAGMCGEMAGDQQAVPLLVGMGLDEFSMSATSVLRTRSLMKKLDTAKMEEYAHRALIECATAEEVLELQKEYVDFD, from the coding sequence ATGACAGAAATGCTTAAAGGAATCGCAGCATCAGATGGTGTTGCTGTTGCTAAGGCATATCTACTCGTTCAGCCAGATTTGTCCTTCGAAACTGTTACAGTTGAAGATACAAATGCAGAAGAAGCTCGTTTGGATGCAGCTCTTGCAGCATCTCAAAACGAGCTTTCTCTTATTCGTGAGAACGCAGTAGCTAGCCTAGGTGAAGAGGCCGCAGCCGTATTTGATGCACACTTGATGGTTCTTGCTGACCCAGAAATGATTGGTCAGATTAAGGAAACTATTCGTGCTAAGAAAACAAACGCTGAGACTGGTTTGAAAGAAGTAACGGATATGTTCATCGCTATCTTTGAAGGTATGGAAGATAACCCATACATGCAAGAGCGTGCAGCAGATATCCGCGACGTTGCAAAACGTGTCCTTGCTCACTTGCTTGGCGTTCGTTTGCCAAACCCTGCGACAATTGATGAAGAGTCAATCGTTATCGCACACGACTTGACACCTTCAGATACAGCACAATTGAACAAACAGTTTGTAAAAGCCTTTGTAACCAACATTGGTGGTCGTACAAGCCACTCAGCTATCATGGCTCGTACACTTGAGATTGCAGCTGTTTTGGGTACAAATAACATCACTGAAATCGTTAAAGATGGCGATGTCCTCGCTGTTAACGGTATCACAGGTGAAGTTGTTATCAACCCATCTGAAGAAGTGATTGCAGAATTTAAGGTAGCTGGTGAAGCCTACGCTAAACAAAAAGCTGAATGGGCTCTTTTGAAAGATGCTCAAACAGTAACAGCTGATGGTAAACACTTTGAATTGGCAGCTAACATCGGTACACCAAAAGACGTTGAAGGTGTAAATGATAACGGTGCTGAGGCAGTTGGTCTTTACCGTACAGAGTTCTTGTACATGGACTCACAAGACTTCCCAACAGAAGATGAACAATACGAAGCTTACAAGGCTGTTCTTGAAGGTATGAATGGCAAGCCAGTTGTGGTTCGTACAATGGATATCGGTGGTGATAAGGAGCTTCCTTATTTCGATCTTCCACACGAAATGAACCCATTCCTTGGATTCCGTGCCCTTCGTATCTCTATCTCTGAGACTGGTAACCAAATGTTCCGTACTCAGTTGCGTGCCCTTCTTCGCTCATCAGTACATGGTAAACTTCGTATCATGTTCCCAATGGTTGCCTTGTTGACAGAATTCCGTGCAGCAAAAGCAATCCTTGAAGAAGAAAAGGCCAACTTGTTGGCAGAAGGTGTAGCAGTTGCGGATGATATCCAAGTGGGTATCATGATTGAAATCCCTGCAGCAGCAATGCTTGCAGACCAATTTGCCAAAGAAGTTGACTTCTTCTCAATCGGTACAAACGACCTTATCCAGTACACAATGGCTGCAGACCGTATGAATGAACAAGTTTCATACCTCTACCAACCATATAACCCATCAATCCTTCGCTTGATCAACAATGTTATCAAGGCTGCACACGCAGAAGGTAAATGGGCTGGTATGTGTGGTGAGATGGCTGGTGATCAACAAGCTGTTCCACTTCTTGTAGGTATGGGCTTGGATGAGTTCTCTATGAGTGCAACATCTGTACTTCGTACACGTAGCCTTATGAAGAAACTTGATACAGCTAAGATGGAAGAATATGCTCACCGTGCCTTGATAGAATGTGCAACGGCAGAAGAAGTTCTTGAACTTCAAAAAGAGTATGTTGATTTCGATTAA
- a CDS encoding phosphocarrier protein HPr, with amino-acid sequence MASKDFHIVAETGIHARPATLLVQTASKFASDITLNYKDKSVNLKSIMGVMSLGVGQGADVTISAEGADADDAIAAITETMEKEGLA; translated from the coding sequence ATGGCTTCAAAAGACTTCCACATTGTGGCAGAAACAGGTATCCACGCTCGTCCAGCAACTTTGCTTGTTCAAACTGCTAGCAAATTCGCTTCAGACATCACTTTGAACTACAAAGATAAATCAGTTAACCTTAAATCTATCATGGGTGTTATGAGTCTTGGTGTTGGTCAAGGTGCTGACGTAACAATCTCTGCTGAAGGTGCTGATGCTGACGACGCAATCGCAGCTATCACTGAAACAATGGAAAAAGAAGGATTGGCATAA
- a CDS encoding IS30 family transposase has translation MQGHYTPKGKHLTIDNRRLIERWKLENKSNREIAGLLGKAPQTIHNEIKRGTTLQQVRKGVYKKVYSADYAQTVYHSNRKRSVKKIILTKEMKEKILHYHKQKFSPEMIVKKKQVKVGISTIYYWFHNGHLGLKKSDMLYPRKGKGGKKQASPNFKPAGKSIEERPEVINLRLENGHYEIDTVLLTRAKNQCLLVLTDRRSRHQIIRLIPSKTAEAVNQALRLLLAEYHILSITADNGSEFKRLSEVFPEEHIYYAHPYSSWERGSNENHNRLIRRWLPKGTKKTTPKEVAFIENWINNYPKKCLDYKSPSEFLLGG, from the coding sequence ATGCAAGGACATTATACCCCAAAAGGGAAACATTTGACAATAGATAACCGTCGCTTGATTGAGCGGTGGAAACTTGAAAATAAGTCAAATCGTGAAATTGCAGGCTTGTTAGGAAAGGCGCCTCAAACGATTCATAATGAAATCAAGCGTGGGACAACCTTACAACAAGTGCGAAAAGGGGTCTACAAAAAAGTTTATTCTGCTGATTATGCACAAACTGTTTACCATTCCAATCGAAAACGGTCGGTTAAAAAGATAATCCTAACGAAAGAAATGAAAGAGAAGATTTTACACTATCATAAGCAAAAATTTTCACCTGAAATGATAGTGAAGAAGAAGCAAGTGAAAGTAGGTATTTCAACCATCTACTATTGGTTTCATAATGGTCATTTAGGATTGAAGAAATCGGACATGCTTTATCCTAGAAAAGGGAAAGGTGGCAAGAAGCAAGCTAGTCCGAACTTTAAGCCAGCTGGTAAATCAATCGAAGAGCGACCAGAGGTCATCAATCTTCGATTGGAAAACGGTCATTATGAAATTGATACAGTTCTACTAACCAGAGCGAAAAATCAGTGTCTTTTAGTCTTAACCGACCGACGAAGTAGACACCAAATCATAAGATTAATTCCAAGTAAAACTGCTGAAGCTGTCAATCAGGCACTTAGGTTACTATTGGCTGAGTATCATATTTTATCAATAACTGCAGATAATGGTTCGGAGTTCAAACGATTGTCTGAGGTATTTCCTGAGGAACATATCTACTATGCACATCCCTACTCTTCATGGGAAAGAGGTTCAAATGAAAACCATAATCGATTGATTCGGAGATGGTTACCTAAAGGAACCAAGAAAACGACTCCGAAAGAAGTAGCTTTTATCGAAAATTGGATTAACAACTACCCTAAAAAATGCTTGGACTACAAGTCGCCAAGTGAATTTCTTTTGGGTGGCTAA
- a CDS encoding isocitrate dehydrogenase (NADP(+)), which yields MAEKILMREGRLIVPDCPVIPYIEGDGIGRDIWSVSQKVIDAAVKKAYAGQRSIQWREVFAGEKAYELTGTSLPSETLEIIREHLVAIKGPLGTPIGKGHRSLNVALRQELDLYACVRPIRYFKGVPSPLKEPEKTDITIFRENTEDIYAGIEWEAGSDEVAKVISFLQEEMGVVNIRFPESSSIGIKPISEEGSKRLIRSAIEYALEHQLKKVTLVHKGNIQKFTEGGFRKWGYELAKEEFATELAEGILVVNDIIADNFLQQILLAPENFQVVALTNLNGDYASDALAAQVGGIGISPGANINYQTGHAIFEATHGTAPDIAGKDLANPCSLLLSACMMLEYIGWKEAAALIIQALEDAFINKNVTLDFAKILDVAHQSTSQFSEVLIDSIMKKK from the coding sequence ATGGCAGAAAAAATCCTGATGAGAGAGGGACGGTTAATTGTCCCAGATTGTCCCGTTATTCCCTATATTGAAGGAGATGGTATTGGCAGGGATATTTGGTCAGTCAGTCAAAAAGTTATTGATGCTGCAGTGAAAAAAGCCTATGCAGGTCAACGTTCTATTCAGTGGAGGGAGGTTTTTGCAGGAGAAAAGGCTTATGAATTAACGGGAACTTCTTTGCCGAGTGAGACACTGGAAATAATCCGTGAGCATCTGGTTGCAATCAAAGGTCCCTTGGGGACGCCGATTGGGAAAGGTCATCGTTCTCTTAATGTTGCACTTCGTCAAGAATTAGATTTGTATGCCTGTGTGCGCCCGATTCGCTATTTTAAGGGAGTACCAAGTCCGCTGAAAGAGCCTGAAAAGACGGATATTACTATTTTTCGTGAAAATACAGAAGATATTTATGCAGGTATTGAATGGGAGGCTGGTTCAGATGAAGTTGCCAAAGTCATTTCCTTTTTACAAGAAGAAATGGGAGTGGTAAATATCCGTTTTCCAGAATCTTCAAGTATTGGTATCAAACCGATTTCGGAAGAAGGGAGTAAACGCCTCATTCGCTCTGCAATAGAATATGCCCTAGAACATCAATTGAAGAAGGTGACCTTGGTTCATAAGGGAAATATTCAAAAGTTTACAGAAGGCGGTTTCCGCAAGTGGGGTTATGAATTGGCGAAAGAAGAATTTGCTACAGAACTTGCAGAGGGGATTTTGGTAGTAAATGACATTATTGCGGATAACTTTCTGCAGCAGATTTTATTGGCGCCGGAAAACTTCCAGGTGGTTGCTCTTACAAATCTAAATGGAGATTATGCATCAGATGCTCTTGCGGCACAGGTCGGAGGAATAGGCATCTCACCGGGTGCTAACATTAACTACCAGACAGGTCATGCGATTTTTGAGGCAACCCATGGAACTGCTCCTGATATTGCAGGAAAGGATTTGGCTAATCCATGTTCCCTCTTGCTTTCGGCTTGTATGATGTTGGAATATATAGGCTGGAAAGAAGCAGCTGCTTTAATTATTCAGGCCTTGGAAGACGCTTTTATAAATAAAAATGTTACGCTTGATTTTGCTAAAATTTTGGACGTTGCTCATCAATCTACTAGTCAATTTTCAGAAGTTCTAATAGATTCTATAATGAAGAAAAAGTAA
- a CDS encoding citrate synthase (catalyzes the formation of citrate from acetyl-CoA and oxaloacetate) — protein MTETNGLKDAIACDTRISAIENDRLSYAGYDIAELMENNASFEEVIYLLWNLHLPTQIELNYFEKSLRKEYAISDAVEQCILIQSRRHLHPMSVLRSTVSLLGVYNVHAEENSLEALYEQSIQIMAKVPTIIATFARLRRGLVPIEPRSDLGFAANFLYMLNGEEPSDLQIKAFNKALVLHADHELNASTFAARVTASTLTDLYSCVTTAIGTLKGSLHGGANERVFDMLLAIRESGDTERYLQKKLDSKEKIMGFGHRVYKTVDPRQEYLKEMARDLTFGTDDEAFYRLSEEVESFIKNKKGLIPNVDFYSATVYHVLGIDSDIFTLIFAMSRMAGWIAHVQEQRKNNKLLRPRSSYLGGRNLAYIPIGKR, from the coding sequence ATGACAGAAACGAATGGGTTAAAAGATGCGATTGCCTGTGATACGCGAATCAGTGCAATTGAAAATGACCGTTTGTCCTATGCAGGGTATGACATTGCTGAATTGATGGAGAATAACGCTTCTTTTGAGGAAGTCATCTATCTTCTGTGGAACCTGCATTTGCCAACTCAGATTGAATTAAATTATTTTGAGAAAAGTCTGCGAAAAGAATATGCGATTTCAGATGCGGTAGAGCAATGTATTCTGATTCAATCACGGCGACATTTGCATCCTATGAGCGTGTTGCGTTCGACTGTATCTCTCCTTGGAGTATATAATGTACACGCTGAAGAGAATTCGTTAGAAGCATTGTATGAACAATCTATTCAGATTATGGCCAAGGTTCCGACGATTATTGCAACATTTGCTCGTTTGAGACGTGGATTGGTTCCAATTGAACCGCGGTCTGATCTGGGGTTTGCGGCGAATTTTCTTTATATGCTGAATGGTGAGGAGCCGAGTGATTTACAAATCAAAGCGTTTAACAAAGCTTTGGTGCTTCATGCTGATCATGAATTGAATGCGTCTACTTTTGCTGCGCGTGTCACGGCATCAACGTTAACGGATTTATATTCTTGTGTCACCACGGCAATTGGGACTCTGAAAGGCTCATTGCATGGTGGTGCAAATGAACGAGTGTTTGACATGTTGCTGGCTATTCGCGAGAGTGGTGATACCGAGAGATATTTGCAGAAGAAGCTGGATTCGAAGGAAAAAATTATGGGATTTGGTCATCGAGTCTATAAAACGGTTGATCCTCGTCAAGAGTATTTGAAGGAGATGGCGCGTGATTTGACATTCGGAACAGACGATGAAGCGTTTTATAGATTGTCAGAGGAAGTAGAGAGCTTTATTAAAAACAAAAAAGGTTTAATTCCAAACGTAGACTTCTATTCGGCGACAGTTTACCATGTGCTAGGTATTGATAGTGATATTTTTACATTGATTTTTGCAATGAGCCGTATGGCGGGGTGGATTGCACATGTCCAGGAACAACGGAAAAATAATAAATTGCTTCGTCCGCGCTCTTCCTACTTAGGTGGTAGGAATTTGGCTTACATCCCGATTGGAAAGAGGTAA